The sequence CGTAGGAGACCTCCACCCGGGCGCTCGCCCCCGGCGCGTGCCGCAGGGCGTTGCTCAGCGCCTCCTGGACGATCCGGTAGGCGGACAGCTCCACCCCCTGCGGCAGTTCGCGCACCGCGCCGGTCACCGTCTTGTCCACGGTGAGCCCGGCCTCGCGGACGTTGGCGAGCAGCCGGTCCAGGTCGGCGAGCGTGGGCTGCGGGGCGTCCGGCGCCTCGTGGTCCTCCGCGCGCACCACCCCGAGGACCCGGCGCAGCTCGGTCAGGGCCGCCACCGCGTTCTCCCGGATGGTGACGAACGCCTTCTCCAGCTCCGGTGGCGGGTTCTCCACCCGGTAGGGCGCCGCCTCGGCCTGGATGGCGACCACCGACATGTGGTGGGCGACCACGTCGTGCAGCTCCCGCGCGATGGTGGTGCGCTCCTCCAGGAGGGTGCGGCGCGAGCGCTCGTGCTCGGTCACGGTCTGCTGCGCGGTCACCTCCAGGGCGGCCTCCTTGCGGACGTGCCGCACGGCGACCACCAGCAGGATCAGCGCGGACAGGAACATCATCTGGGCCACGTCGTCGCGGGCGTACACATGGCCGAACAGGCTCGCGTCGAAGAAGCCGTACACACCGGTCAGCGCCCACATCCAGGCCGCCGTGCGGGGCCGGGTGCGGATCGCCACGACGGTGAGCACCACCAGGTGGGAGAAGAAACCGCCCGGCGTCCAGATGCCGCCCATCGGGTCGCCGGTGACGGCCCCGATGACCGTGCACGCCGCGAGGGACAGCCAGAACGCCCCGGCCGGGCGGGCCAGGGTCAGCAGGACCGGTGCCAGGGTCAGCAGCGCGCAGACCAGGGCCGACGCGGTGAAGGTGCCGGCGCGGAACAGGTCGATCCACATCGCCAGCACACCGAGCAGGGCCACCGCGGTGTGCGGGGCCCAGACCGCGTACTCCCGCAGCCGGCCCGAACGGCGGCGCACGAGACGGCTGTCCGGGCCCAGCGGGGGCAGCGGCCGGTAGGCGAAGGCGTCGTGGAACAGGTCCTGCCGCAGCCCGGCGAGGGCATCCGCGGCCAGCCGGAGCTCCGGGCTGCGCGGGCGGCCGGACCCGAACGGCGGGGTCGGGCGCGGGGGCGTCGTCTCGGTCACCCGGTCAACGGTAGGCGCCGGACGGGGGCCGGTCGTCAGCTTGGAGTCGGGTTCCCCGGTGTCCGTCTCAGGTACTACCCGGGGCATACGGCCCTCACCGCGTCCCCGGCCGGCGTCCAGCCGACGGGAACTCTGCGGGAGGCCAGGGCGGTAACCAGGTGGGACCACACACCGCGGGAGTGGTCCGCCGCCCTGACCTCTTTCGGGTTCTCGGACATCAGGACCGAGATCATCTCTCCCCCGGCAGGAAGGGACACGGGGTCCCTCCTCGTAAGGGCCCACGCATGAGGTTTTCCCAGGGGGGTCCAGGTGAGCCGGGTGCGGACTCGTCCGAATGGTCCACCACGGGATCGATCACCTGGACGGCTTCACCAGGCCAGTTGGGCGATCTCCTCCGCGACCACCGCGCACGCGTCCGCCGACGGGTCGATCAGGGGGAAGTGGCCGACGTCCGCCAGCAGGGTCAGGCCCACCATCTCGCCCGCGGTCGCCGCGGCGTCCGCGTACGCCTCGGCGACCGCTTCCGGTACGACGAGGTCCGCGCGGCCCTGGACGACGGTGGTGGCGATGCCTGTCGGGAGGAGGAGGGCGGGGTCGGTGTACGGGCGGCGGTGCTCGAAGTGTTCGGGACCGCCCAGGAGTTGGAGGGAGGCGTGTTCGCAGACGGCCAGTCGCTCCGCGGTCGTGAAGTCGGCGATCGGGGCGAGGGCGACGACGCCGCGCAGGGGGGCGGCCTCGGGCAGGCGCCAGGGGGAGTCGGCGGGCAGGAGGTGCCGGGCGGCGGCCCACAGCGCGAGGTGGCCGCCGGCGGAGTGGCCGGTGAGGACGGTGCGGCGGGCGTCGGCCCCCGGGAGCGCCGTACGGGCCAGGTCCGGGAGGGCGTCCAGGGCGGCGGCGACGTCCTCGAAGGTGTCGGGCCAGCGGCCGGCGGGCGGGGTGTCGCCCTCGGGCTCGCCGTCGCCGCCGCGGCGGTACTCGACGTTGGCCACGGCGAAGCCCCTGCGGGCCAGGAAGCCGGCGAAGGGGGTGACGTGGCGGCGGTCGTAGCGGGCGCGCCAGGCTCCGCCGTGCAGGACGACGACCAGCGGGGCCTCGGTGTCCCCCGCCGTGCGCGGGGCGTAGAAGTCGATCACCTGGTCGGGGTGGGTGCCGTAGGAGGCGGTGGCATCGGGGTCGACCGGGTCGTGCGAGAAGGCCGACTCCTCTTCGGCGGCGGCGCGGGCTGCTGCGGCGGCGTCGTCCGGCATGCTCCAACCTCTCAACGACGGGACGTTTCTTGGTTCGGCGGACCAGGTGGGGGTCTTCGTCGGCCGTTGGCGGGGAACGGTATCAGGCGTGTGACGTGCGGCTACGTGGGGTCCGGGGGTGGGGGACGGGGGGTGGGGGACGGGTCGCTCGCCCCACGCCGGCCAGCCGCCCCGAAGGGGCGCGGGGAACCGCGCGACCAGCCACGGCGCACCCGCGCACCGCACTCGGCGCCCGGCGCCCGAACCCCGCCCACCCCCATCCGACGACGCCGCCGGACCGGAGCGGACGGGGCCCCCGGGATTACCTCAGCACCGCCCCCAGCACCCTCGCCGCCCGCTCCGCCTCCGCGAAGCTCGTGTACAGCGGGGTGAAGCCGAAGCGGAGGACGTCCGGCGGGCGGAAGTCGCCCACGACGCCCGCCTCGATCAGCCGCTTCATGACGTCACCGGCGTTCTCGCAGCGCAGGGACACCTGGCTGCCCCGCTCGCCGTGGGCGGTCGGCGTCACGGACTCCACCCGGTCCCCGGCGTACCGGGCCACGCACGACAGGAAGAAGTCCGTCAGCGCGAGCGACTTCGCGCGGACCGCGTCGATGCCCACGCCCTCCCAGACCTCCAGCGCCGCCTCCAGCGACAGCATGGAGAGGATGTCCGGCGTACCGACACGGCCGCGCACCGCGCCCGGCGCCGGATCGTACGACGGCCTCATCCCGAAGGGCTCCGCGTGGGAGTTCCAGCCGGGCAGCGGGGAGTCGAAGCGTGGCTGGAGTTCGCGGCGGACGTACAGGAACGCCGGTGAACCGGGGCCGCCGTTCAGGTACTTGTACGTGCAGCCGACGGCGAGATCGACCCCGTGCTCGTCGAGCCCCACCGGCAGCGCGCCCGCGCTGTGGCACAGGTCCCACACCGCGAGCGCGCCCGCCGCGTGGATGGCCGCGGTGAGCGCGGGCAGGTCGTGCAGCCGCCCGGTGCGGTAGTCGACGTGGTTGAGCAGCACCGCCGCCGTGCGGGGCCCGAGCGCGTCCGGCACCTCGGCGGGCGTCAGCGCGCGCAGCGTGTGCCCGGTCAGGCGTGCCGCCGACTGCGCGATGTAGCCGTCCGTGGGGAACGTGGTGGCGTCCACCAGGATCTCGGTGCGCCCCTGACCCGCCATCCGGGCCGCGGCCACGACCGCCTTGAACACGTTGACGCTGGTGGAGTCGCCGACCACGATCTGCCCCGGCGCCGCCCCGACCAGCGGAGCGATCCGGTCGCCGATCCGCTCGGGCGCGGTCCACCAGCCGCTCTCCTCCCAGGAGCGGATCCGCAGCTCGCCCCACTCACGGCGCACCACGTCCGCGATCCGGTCCGGGACATGCGCGGGCAGCGCGCCCAGCGAGTTGCCGTCGAGGTAGACGACGTCGTCGAGGACGAAGCGGGAGCGCACCGGCGCCAGCGCGTCCGCCGCGTCCAGCTCCTTGGCCCGCGAGGTGAGTTCAGACATAGGACCGGGCCGTCCACAGCTCGGGGAACACGTTCTTGCGGGCGCGCTTCTCCAGCCAGGCCACCCCGGCGGAGCCGCCGGTGCCGGTCTTGGAGCCCATCGCGCGGCGGGTGGCGACCAGATGGTCGTTGCGCCAGCGCCACACCAGCTCGGCCACGTCGGTCAACGCCTCGCCGAGACGGACGAGTTCGCCGTCCTGGGCGCCGGAGTAGACCTCGGCCCAGACCTGTTCGACGGCGGGGACGGGCTCATGGCGCTGGGAGACGTCCCGGGACAGGACCTCGTCCGGGATCGCGTGGCCCCGGCGGGCCAGCAGCCGCAGCACCTCGTCGTAGAGGCTGGGCTCGTGCAGCGCCTTCTCCAGTTCCGCGTGCGCGCGGGGGGCACCGCGGTGCGGGACGAGCATGGACGCGGACTTCTCGCCGAGCAGGAACTCCAGGCGCCGGTACATCGCCGACTGGAAGCCGGAGCCCTCGCCGAGGGCGGCGCGGTAGGAGTTGAACTGGGCGGGGGTGAGACCGGCGAGCGGGGTCCAGGAGGCGTTCAGGGCCTCCAGCTCGCGCACGGAGCGCTTCAGCGCGGCGATCGCCGTGGGGACGTCGTCCGAGCGCAGCGCCTTCGCGGCGGTCTCCCACTCGTGCACGAGCACCGTGAACCACAGCTCCATCACCTGGGTGGTGACCAGGAAGACCATCTCGCCGGGGTCGTCGGAGAGGGTGTGCTGGAGGTGGGTGAGCAGGTCCGCGCGGACGTAGTCCTCGTACGGCGTCGTGCCGGCGAAGTCGAGATGCGGGGTCTCGGGCTCAGCGGCCTCGTGGGGGTGAGCCTGTTGGGACATCGCTGTCTCCTGTTGTTGCTACGGGTAGCGGTCCGCCCCTGCCGATGCCGGCACGGGGGCCCCGGTCCCCACTCGCATCCTCCGCAATCACCCCCGGTACGGCAAGGCCCGCCTGTTGCCAGACGGGCCACACAGGTGACGCGCGGTGTCTCAGCCGAGGGTCGACGCCGCGGTGGGCGAGGAGTCCTTCAGGAACTGGGCGCAGCGCTCGTACTCCTCCTGTTCGCCGATGGCCTGGGCGGCGCGGGCGAGGGCGTGCAGGGCGCGCAGGAAGCCGCGGTTGGGCTCGTGCTCCCAGGGCACGGGACCGTGGCCCTTCCAGCCGCTGCGGCGCAGGGAGTCGAGGCCGCGGTGGTAGCCCGTACGGGCGTAGGCGTACGACTCCACGACGGAGCCGCGCTCGAAGGCGTCGTCGGCGAGCTGCGCCCACGCGAGGGAGGAGGTGGGGTGCTGCGCGGCGACGTCCGCCGGCGCGGTGCCCTGGGCCAGCTGCTCACGGGGTTCCGGGTCATCGGGGAGGTGGGTCGGGGGCGGCCCGCCGAGCAGGTTCTCGTGAATGGTCATGGGTTCAGTCTCGCGTACCGGCGTCCACGTCCGGCAGAACCCCTGGGGGGTGGCTACGAACCGGCCCGCTCCCCCTCCAGCGGAGGCGCCGTCAGCGAGCAGTGCGTATGCCGCTCCGGGTGCCGGCATTCCGGCGTCGGGCGTCCCGTGACCAGGAAGAACGCGAGGATCGAGCCCAGCACCAGCACCCCCGCGCAGATCGGCATCGCCCGGTTGAACGAGGCGTCGAAGGCCGGCGCGGAGCGGTACGCGTCCGCGCCCATCCCGGCCAGCAGCGGCAGCGCCGCCACCGCCACCAGGCCCGCCGCCCGGGCCGCCGCGTTGTTGATGCCGCTGGCGACGCCCGCGCGGGCGGTGTCGACGGAGGCGAGGACCGTGGCGGTGAGGGGGGCGACGAGGGTGACCATCCCGGCGCCCATGACCAGCAGCGCGGGCAGCACGTCGGTGAGATAGCTCGCCCCCGGGCCGACGCGCAGCATCAGCAGCATCGCGGCCGCGCACAGCAGCGGCCCGACGGTGAGCGGCAGCCGGGGGCCCGTGCGGTCGGCCAGCGCGCCCGAGGCGGAGGAGAACAGCAGCATCAGGATGGTGGTCGGCAGCAGCGCCGTCCCCGCGACCAGCGGCGACCAGCCGACCGCCACCTGCAACTGGAGCGCGGTGAGGAAGAAGAAGCCGCCGAAGGCCGCGTACACGCACAGCGTGACCAGGTTGACCGCCGTGAACTGCCGTGAGGCGAAGACGTCCGGCGGCAGCATGGGGTCGGGCCGGTGCCGTTCGACGTACACGAACGCGGCCGCCGCGGCGAGCCCGAGCACCGCGCTCACCACCACCGCGGCCGTGCCCGCCCGCGCCTCGATCAGCGCGTACGTCAGCAGCGCCAGCGACAGCGCGCCCAGCACCGCGCCGAGGACGTCGAAGCGGCCGTGGGCGCCCTCGTCGGCCGACTCCGGGACATGGCGCAGGGCCACCGGCACGCAGAGCAGGGCGAGCGGCACATTGAGCAGGAACACCCAGCGCCAGCCGGGCCCGGAGACCAGCCAGCCGCCCAGGAAGGGGCCGACCGCCGCGCCGATCCCGCCGAACCCGGACCACAGGCCGACGGCCCGGCTGCGGTCGTCGGGGTGGAAGGACGCCTGGATCAGCGCGAGCGAGCCGGGGGTGAGCAGTGCCCCGCCGACGCCCTGGAGGGCGCGGGCCACGATCAGCAGCACGGAGTTCGGCGCGATGCCGCACAGCAGGGAGGCGGTGGCGAACCAGACCACCCCGAGCACGAAGATCCGGCGGCGGCCGTAGCGGTCGCCGAGGGAGCCGCCGAGCAGGATCAGCCCGGCCAGCGTGACCATGTACGCGTTCACGGTCCACTGGAGGGCGCCGAGGCTCGCGTTCAGATCGCGGCCGATGCGGGGCAGCGCCACATTGACGACGGTCGAGTCCAGCAGGGCCATGCTGGAGCCGAGCACCGTGGTGAGCAGGATCCACGTACCCCGGGACGAGCCGATCCGGACTTCGGGCATGCCCCCACATATACAGCGAGACGGCGGCCCCGGCACATACAGCGGACGGCGGCCCCGGCGGCCCGAAAGCCGCCAGGTCCGCCGTGCACGGCGCCCGAGCGCTTACTTGATCTTGTTGCCCGCGGAGCGCAGGTGCCGCGTGGCCTCCACGACGCGCGCGGCCATGCCGGCCTCGGCCAGCTTGCCCCAGGTGCGCGGGTCGTAGGACTTCTTGTCGCCGACCTCGCCGTCGACCTTCAGGACGCCGTCGTAGTTGGCGAACATGTGGCCGGCGACGGGGCGGGTGAAGGCGTACTGGGTGTCGGTGTCCAGGTTCATCTTCACCACGCCGTTCTCCAGCGCCGTGCGGATCTCCTCCTCGCTGGAGCCGGAGCCGCCGTGGAAGACGAAGTCGAACGGGGACTCCTTGCCGAACCGCGCGGCCACGCCCTCGTTGAGCTCCTTCAGCAGCTCGGGGCGGAGCACGACGTTGCCCGGCTTGTACACGCCGT is a genomic window of Streptomyces sp. WP-1 containing:
- a CDS encoding sensor histidine kinase, with amino-acid sequence MTETTPPRPTPPFGSGRPRSPELRLAADALAGLRQDLFHDAFAYRPLPPLGPDSRLVRRRSGRLREYAVWAPHTAVALLGVLAMWIDLFRAGTFTASALVCALLTLAPVLLTLARPAGAFWLSLAACTVIGAVTGDPMGGIWTPGGFFSHLVVLTVVAIRTRPRTAAWMWALTGVYGFFDASLFGHVYARDDVAQMMFLSALILLVVAVRHVRKEAALEVTAQQTVTEHERSRRTLLEERTTIARELHDVVAHHMSVVAIQAEAAPYRVENPPPELEKAFVTIRENAVAALTELRRVLGVVRAEDHEAPDAPQPTLADLDRLLANVREAGLTVDKTVTGAVRELPQGVELSAYRIVQEALSNALRHAPGASARVEVSYVLGGLGLRVVNGPPPAPSLLKPSPGAGHGITGMRERVTMLAGEMTAARTTEGGYEVTVFLPVAPPAAGPEDGA
- a CDS encoding alpha/beta hydrolase, translated to MPDDAAAAARAAAEEESAFSHDPVDPDATASYGTHPDQVIDFYAPRTAGDTEAPLVVVLHGGAWRARYDRRHVTPFAGFLARRGFAVANVEYRRGGDGEPEGDTPPAGRWPDTFEDVAAALDALPDLARTALPGADARRTVLTGHSAGGHLALWAAARHLLPADSPWRLPEAAPLRGVVALAPIADFTTAERLAVCEHASLQLLGGPEHFEHRRPYTDPALLLPTGIATTVVQGRADLVVPEAVAEAYADAAATAGEMVGLTLLADVGHFPLIDPSADACAVVAEEIAQLAW
- the kynU gene encoding kynureninase, with protein sequence MSELTSRAKELDAADALAPVRSRFVLDDVVYLDGNSLGALPAHVPDRIADVVRREWGELRIRSWEESGWWTAPERIGDRIAPLVGAAPGQIVVGDSTSVNVFKAVVAAARMAGQGRTEILVDATTFPTDGYIAQSAARLTGHTLRALTPAEVPDALGPRTAAVLLNHVDYRTGRLHDLPALTAAIHAAGALAVWDLCHSAGALPVGLDEHGVDLAVGCTYKYLNGGPGSPAFLYVRRELQPRFDSPLPGWNSHAEPFGMRPSYDPAPGAVRGRVGTPDILSMLSLEAALEVWEGVGIDAVRAKSLALTDFFLSCVARYAGDRVESVTPTAHGERGSQVSLRCENAGDVMKRLIEAGVVGDFRPPDVLRFGFTPLYTSFAEAERAARVLGAVLR
- a CDS encoding tryptophan 2,3-dioxygenase family protein; this translates as MSQQAHPHEAAEPETPHLDFAGTTPYEDYVRADLLTHLQHTLSDDPGEMVFLVTTQVMELWFTVLVHEWETAAKALRSDDVPTAIAALKRSVRELEALNASWTPLAGLTPAQFNSYRAALGEGSGFQSAMYRRLEFLLGEKSASMLVPHRGAPRAHAELEKALHEPSLYDEVLRLLARRGHAIPDEVLSRDVSQRHEPVPAVEQVWAEVYSGAQDGELVRLGEALTDVAELVWRWRNDHLVATRRAMGSKTGTGGSAGVAWLEKRARKNVFPELWTARSYV
- a CDS encoding DUF3151 domain-containing protein, producing the protein MTIHENLLGGPPPTHLPDDPEPREQLAQGTAPADVAAQHPTSSLAWAQLADDAFERGSVVESYAYARTGYHRGLDSLRRSGWKGHGPVPWEHEPNRGFLRALHALARAAQAIGEQEEYERCAQFLKDSSPTAASTLG
- a CDS encoding MFS transporter, translating into MPEVRIGSSRGTWILLTTVLGSSMALLDSTVVNVALPRIGRDLNASLGALQWTVNAYMVTLAGLILLGGSLGDRYGRRRIFVLGVVWFATASLLCGIAPNSVLLIVARALQGVGGALLTPGSLALIQASFHPDDRSRAVGLWSGFGGIGAAVGPFLGGWLVSGPGWRWVFLLNVPLALLCVPVALRHVPESADEGAHGRFDVLGAVLGALSLALLTYALIEARAGTAAVVVSAVLGLAAAAAFVYVERHRPDPMLPPDVFASRQFTAVNLVTLCVYAAFGGFFFLTALQLQVAVGWSPLVAGTALLPTTILMLLFSSASGALADRTGPRLPLTVGPLLCAAAMLLMLRVGPGASYLTDVLPALLVMGAGMVTLVAPLTATVLASVDTARAGVASGINNAAARAAGLVAVAALPLLAGMGADAYRSAPAFDASFNRAMPICAGVLVLGSILAFFLVTGRPTPECRHPERHTHCSLTAPPLEGERAGS